A single region of the Streptomyces caelestis genome encodes:
- a CDS encoding ATP-binding protein — MTTTAAKPTATGVPGYTETMPCEPESARRARLLVSAALDTWGIGELAEAGTLIVSELISNAVSHTPCRVVRVVIRRETAEVIRVGVADKCRDTPELGCPEGDSEGGRGLILVESLSWRWGYDLHRWGKLVWAELRVPAAC, encoded by the coding sequence TTGACCACGACCGCCGCCAAACCAACAGCGACCGGTGTCCCGGGCTACACCGAGACGATGCCGTGCGAGCCGGAGTCCGCGCGCCGCGCACGTCTGCTTGTCTCCGCGGCTCTGGACACTTGGGGCATAGGCGAGTTGGCCGAGGCGGGCACTCTGATTGTTTCGGAGCTGATCAGCAATGCCGTCAGCCACACGCCCTGTCGCGTGGTCCGTGTGGTGATTCGGCGCGAGACGGCCGAAGTGATTCGGGTCGGCGTTGCCGACAAATGCCGAGACACCCCGGAACTGGGCTGTCCTGAAGGTGACTCCGAGGGCGGCCGTGGTCTGATCCTGGTCGAGTCGCTGAGCTGGCGGTGGGGCTACGACCTGCATCGTTGGGGCAAGCTCGTCTGGGCAGAGCTGCGGGTGCCGGCCGCATGCTGA
- the tgmA gene encoding putative ATP-grasp-modified RiPP — translation MFNHMDRFPTGSPLPQGHLTAAPWGLRRIAPYPPVDGPVYATVTLDPETQTARYFHTSGVPTMSPGHGTSSGTNPATGTTGQGDRNSDSPDSDTGNDTDQ, via the coding sequence GTGTTCAACCACATGGATCGATTCCCCACGGGCAGCCCGCTGCCGCAGGGGCATCTGACGGCGGCCCCGTGGGGTCTCCGTCGCATCGCCCCGTACCCGCCCGTCGACGGCCCCGTCTACGCGACGGTGACGCTGGATCCGGAGACGCAGACCGCCCGGTACTTCCACACTTCCGGGGTGCCCACCATGTCCCCGGGCCACGGCACATCCTCCGGTACGAATCCCGCGACCGGCACCACGGGCCAGGGCGACCGCAACAGCGACTCCCCGGACAGCGACACGGGGAACGACACCGACCAGTGA